In Erigeron canadensis isolate Cc75 chromosome 6, C_canadensis_v1, whole genome shotgun sequence, the following are encoded in one genomic region:
- the LOC122602858 gene encoding RNA-binding protein 39: MDNFDEYDYLEKTVAEPTNGTAVSPSKSTDKSYRRKERTKDTAEEDDRLDEKDDRKSKKVKTDDDNGDRHRHRDRDRERDRERSSRSERSRDRERERSSRDRERSSRDGDRDRDRSSRDREKEREREKREKDKERDRSRRSRSHSRIEREREKDSIREKERELELRESRRLKDKKEVAEPEADPERDQRTVFAYQMPLKATEWDVYEFFSKAGKVRDVRLIMDRNSRRSKGVGYIEFYEAMAVPMAIAMSGQLLLGQPVMVKPSEAEKNLVQSSASAGGVGVTGPYGAVDRKLYVGNLHFNMTELQLKQIFEAFGPVEVVQLPADPETGHCKGFGFIQFAQLEHAKAAQSLNGKLEIAGRTIKVSSVTDHIGAQDSGAKAADFDDDDGGGLALNAQSRAMLMAKLDRSGIASSVPGSLGIGAPLVNGSTSIQAAGLPVNGLSTVPVPGLAQMVSPIVSEPVGVPSECLLLKNMFDPATETDPEFDLDIRDDVNEECSNYGSVKHIYVDKQSAGYVYLRFGSVEEASRAQQAMHKRWFARKMISAIFLQPYEYDAKFKGAV; encoded by the exons ATGGATAATTTCGACGAATACGATTATTTAGAGAAAACCGTCGCTGAGCCGACCAACGGCACCGCCGTTTCCCCTTCCAAATCTACCGACAAAAGCTACCGCCGGAAAGAACGAACCAAAGACACCGCAGAAGAAGATGACCGTCTCGACGAAAAAGACGATCGTAAATCTAAAAAAGTCAAAACAGATGATGATAACGGCGACCGTCATCGCCACCGAGATCGTGACCGTGAACGTGACCGGGAAAGATCGTCCAGGTCGGAACGTTCTAGAGatagagaaagagaaagaagcTCTAGAGACAGAGAAAGGAGTTCGAGAGAtggagatagagatagagacaGGAGCTCTAGAGATAGAGAGAAGGAGAGGGAAAGGGAGAAGAGGGAAAAGGATAAGGAAAGAGACAGGTCTAGAAGGAGCAGAAGTCATTCGAGAATCGAACGAGAACGCGAAAAGGATTCGATTCGAGAGAAAGAAAGGGAACTTGAGTTAAGAGAAAGCAG GAGATTGAAAGATAAAAAGGAAGTGGCTGAGCCTGAAGCTGATCCAGAAAGAGACCAGCGGACTGTTTTTGCTTACCAG ATGCCACTAAAGGCAACTGAATGGGATGTATATGAGTTTTTCTCAAAAGCCGGAAAG gTAAGAGATGTGCGTCTGATCATGGACCGAAATTCTCGAAGGTCAAAAGGAGTTGG GTATATTGAATTCTATGAGGCAATGGCGGTGCCAATGGCAATCGCCATGTCTGGACAGCTACTTCTTGGGCAGCCTGTAATGGTTAAACCCTCAGAAGCTGAAAAGAATCTTGTGCAATCTAGTGCTTCAGCTGGGGGAGTAGGAGTAACAGGTCCTTATGGCGCAGTTGATAGGAAACTTTATGTTGGAAATTTGCATTTTAACATGACTGAACTGCAGCTCAAGCAG ATTTTTGAAGCTTTTGGCCCGGTGGAGGTTGTTCAATTGCCAGCGGATCCTGAAACAGGACATTGTAAAGGATTTGGGTTTATTCAA TTTGCTCAACTTGAGCATGCAAAGGCAGCACAAAGTTTAAATGGGAAGCTCGAGATAGCCGGACGGACTATTAAG GTATCCTCAGTTACTGATCATATTGGGGCACAAGACTCGGGAGCAAAAGCAGcagattttgatgatgatgatgggggAGGTTTG GCTCTTAACGCTCAGTCAAGAGCGATGCTAATGGCAAAGCTTGATCGGAGTGGTATTGCATCAAG TGTTCCTGGCTCTCTTGGAATTGGGGCACCTCTAGTTAATGGATCTACTTCAATTCAAGCTGCTGGCTTGCCAGTTAATGGTCTATCTACAGTACCTGTTCCAGGTTTAGCACAAATGGTTTCACCAATTGTTTCAGAGCCTGTTGGTGTCCCCAGCGAGTGTCTACTATTGAAGAATATGTTTGATCCTGCTACAGAG ACTGATCCGGAGTTTGATTTGGACATAAGAGATGACGTGAACGAAGAATGCTCCAATTATGGAAGCGTGAAGCATATCTATGTTGACAA GCAAAGTGCTGGTTATGTGTATCTGCGATTTGGAAGTGTGGAGGAAGCATCACGTGCTCAACAAGCAATGCATAAGCGATGGTTTGCACGCAAGATGATTTCTGCCATTTTCTTG CAACCCTACGAGTACGATGCCAAGTTCAAAGGTGCAGTTTGA
- the LOC122603692 gene encoding probable transcription factor At3g04930 yields the protein MSSEQDDPLTTTTTVDATFTEDLDDDDDSDHNPSGEEEAEEDEDVDLIDDDDDNDSTSSSAAAAVTIAVPGTTSTPPATISTPVNVSPLPRSDVVLDHQQNNLITNKRAVPLDESRRLFQRLWTDEDEIELLQGFLEYNNQRAVNNPYSHHHHHDTTAFYDQIKDKLQLDFNKNQLVEKLRRLKKKYRNVVSKISSGKEYVFKTAHDQITFDISSKIWNSEGGTILSTPVVYAADVSRFDDDETNNVSPNVNLSFNLNDQNGNGVMYANSLDKKVPVAPRSRKRSRSGGVKVEEKVSQPQSEPVGFGVGSSNVPNSVPNVVEETVKSCLLPLFKELLDGSRGGLRGLGLGGMNMDPLGLGIGGLMNLPFGDVNDEKWRKQHILELEVCSKRLELVQDQIKSQLEELKSMRR from the coding sequence ATGTCCTCCGAACAAGACGATCCcctaaccaccaccaccaccgtcgacGCCACCTTCACCGAAGATCTCGACGACGATGACGATTCCGATCACAATCCTTCCGGCGAAGAAGAAgcagaagaagatgaagacgtTGACCTCATCGACGATGACGACGACAACGATTCCACCTCCTCAAGCGCCGCCGCTGCTGTCACTATCGCCGTCCCTGGCACCACATCCACTCCTCCGGCAACAATTTCCACTCCGGTAAACGTTTCTCCTTTACCTCGATCCGACGTCGTTTTAGATCATCAACAGAATAatttaattactaataaaaGAGCTGTTCCGTTAGATGAATCTAGACGTTTGTTTCAACGGTTATGGACTGATGAAGATGAAATTGAGCTTTTACAAGGCTTCCTTGAATATAATAATCAACGTGCTGTTAATAATCCTTatagtcatcatcatcatcatgataCGACAGCGTTTTATGATCAGATTAAAGATAAGTTACAGCTTGATTTTAATAAGAATCAGTTGGTTGAAAAGTTAAGAAGgttgaaaaaaaagtatagAAATGTTGTTAGTAAGATTAGTTCTGGAAAAGAGTATGTGTTTAAAACTGCTCATGATCAGATCACTTTTGATATATCTAGTAAGATTTGGAACAGCGAGGGCGGTACGATTTTGTCGACGCCGGTTGTGTATGCGGCCGATGTTAGTAggtttgatgatgatgagacgAATAATGTTAGTCCGAATGTTAACCTAAGTTTTAACTTGAATGACCAAAACGGTAACGGTGTGATGTATGCAAATAGTTTAGATAAGAAGGTTCCGGTTGCTCCTCGGTCGCGGAAGCGGTCAAGGTCAGGTGGAGTGAAAGTTGAGGAAAAGGTTAGTCAGCCTCAGTCTGAACCGGTTGGGTTTGGAGTAGGAAGTTCGAATGTGCCAAATTCAGTGCCTAATGTGGTTGAGGAAACTGTGAAGAGTTGTTTGTTGCCTTTGTTTAAGGAATTGCTCGATGGATCTCGTGGCGGTTTGAGGGGATTGGGGCTGGGTGGGATGAACATGGATCCTTTAGGTTTGGGAATTGGCGGATTGATGAATTTGCCTTTTGGAGATGTTAATGATGAGAAGTGGAGGAAGCAACATATATTAGAATTGGAAGTTTGTTCAAAGAGATTGGAATTGGTGCAGGATCAAATAAAGTCGCAGTTGGAAGAGCTCAAGTCGATGAGGAGGTAA